The Lactuca sativa cultivar Salinas chromosome 2, Lsat_Salinas_v11, whole genome shotgun sequence genome includes a window with the following:
- the LOC111888304 gene encoding mitochondrial import inner membrane translocase subunit TIM14-1, with the protein MATPFIAGLAVAAAAMAGKYGIQAWNSFKTRPPRPRSRRFYEGGFQPTMTRREAALILGVREGAAAEKVREAHRRVMVANHPDAGGSHYLASKINEAKDVMLGKTKNTGSAF; encoded by the exons ATG GCTACCCCATTTATTGCTGGGCTTGCAGTAGCAGCTGCAGCCATGGCTGGTAAATATGGAATTCAAGCCTGGAATTCTTTCAAGACAAGACCACCAAGGCCAAGATCACGCAGATTCTATGAAGGTGGCTTCCAACCAACAATGACAAGACGAGAAGCAGCTCTAATTCTTGGTGTTAG AGAAGGTGCTGCAGCAGAGAAGGTGAGGGAAGCACATAGAAGGGTAATGGTTGCAAATCATCCTGATGCAGGAGGCAGCCATTACTTGGCTTCAAAAATCAATGAAGCCAAAGATGTAATGCTTGGAAAGACCAAAAACACTGGTTCTGCATTCTGA